One Aquarana catesbeiana isolate 2022-GZ linkage group LG04, ASM4218655v1, whole genome shotgun sequence genomic region harbors:
- the LOC141141140 gene encoding olfactory receptor 2G3-like → MADENISTIIEFILLGFSDHPNIQPWLCQLFSFVYMTTLAINILLIVAVRTDNRLHNPMYLFLTNLSFLDICYTSIIVPKMLLNIVLLAKTISYAGCILQVYLYLFMGETECILLAFMAYDRYVAICNPLRYNVIMNIDFCTRLICFSWMSGCSIASFDIYFICHLKFCGHVTINHFFCEAPSLLQLACGDISVDNIISLVGGSILLLMPLCLILFSYIQISSVIVKLPSGRYKAFSTCISHVIVVTIFYGTSIFMYMRTRNSDTGMTDKIVSVFYTSVTPMLNPLIYSLRNKDVQKALGQLARRSIVLG, encoded by the coding sequence ATGGCAGATGAGAACATAAGTACAATAATAGAATTTATTCTACTCGGATTTTCAGACCATCCCAACATACAACCATGGCTGTGCCAATTATTCTCATTTGTCTACATGACCACACTGGCCATTAACATTCTCCTTATAGTGGCCGTCAGAACAGACAACCGTTTACACAACCCTATGTATTTATTTCTTACTAATTTATCCTTTTTGGACATCTGTTATACATCAATCATTGTGCCCAAGATGCTACTAAATATTGTTTTGTTAGCAAAAACTATTTCATATGCTGGTTGTATTCTTCAAGTTTACCTGTATCTTTTTATGGGTGAGACAGAGTGCATACTATTGGCTTTCATGGCCTATGACCGATATGTGGCTATCTGTAATCCCTTACGTTACAATGTTATTATGAATATAGACTTTTGTACTAGGTTGATTTGCTTTTCTTGGATGTCTGGGTGTAGTATAGCCTCCtttgatatatattttatatgtcatTTAAAGTTCTGTGGACATGTCACCATTAACCACTTCTTTTGTGAAGCTCCATCCTTACTCCAGCTAGCCTGTGGGGATATCTCAGTGGACAACATCATAAGTTTAGTTGGTGGGTCCATATTGCTTCTAATGCCCTTGTGCCTCATCCTCTTTTCATATATACAAATTTCCTCTGTTATTGTGAAACTCCCTTCTGGACGATACAAAGCCTTCTCAACATGCATTTCCCATGTTATCGTGGTGACCATCTTCTATGGAACATCTATATTCATGTACATGAGAACAAGGAATTCAGACACTGGAATGACAGACAAGATAGTGTCAGTGTTCTATACAAGTGTTACACCAATGTTAAACCCTTTAATCTACAGCCTAAGAAATAAAGATGTCCAAAAGGCTCTTGGACAGTTGGCAAGGCGTTCAATTGTGCTAGGGTGA